The following are encoded together in the Arthrobacter sp. Y-9 genome:
- a CDS encoding DEAD/DEAH box helicase yields MKLLDSLPSTGRLNDDDAYTAFVEWVESRGLSLYPAQDEAAMELAGGANVILATPTGSGKSMVAIAAHFYAMSRGERSYYTAPIKALVSEKFFALCDIFGAENVGMVTGDSSVNADAPIICCTAEILANVALREGAEAELGAVIMDEFHFYSDPQRGWAWQVPLLELPQAQFLLMSATLGDVTRFEKGLTELTGRASVTVSSAERPIPLHFYYGMKPMAETLEELLETRQVPVYVVHFSQLEAIERAQSLMSVNMCTREEKDRIAELIAGFRFSAGFGKTLNRLVRHGIGVHHAGMLPKYRRLVEQLAQAGLLKVICGTDTLGVGINVPIRTVVLTALSKFDGVRTRLLNAREFHQIAGRAGRAGFDTAGTVVVQAPEHTVENAKAMAKAVAKFGDDQKKLRQVVKKKPPEGFVSWGEPTFQRLVASVPEPLSSSFTITHAMLLNLLERPGDPFTATRHLLESNHEPRGRQLELMRKSLGIYRELLTADVVERIPEAERGPDGRTVRLTVHLQDNFALNQPLSPFALAALDLLDPESPSYALDVVSVIESTLDKPRQILAAQLKKAKTDAVAAMKAEGLEYEQRMKALEEVSYPQPLAELLLEAFDTYRRAAPWVGDFELTPKSVVRDMYERAMSFGEFVQFYGLARSEGIVLRYLSDAIKALRQTVPADALREDLEDLIAWLGELVRQVDSSLLDEWEELSNPHDHTEDPLLPPAPPRLTDNVRAFRVMVRNEMFRRVELFADEDSRALAELDGDAGWHSDRWEDVLDDYFDEHDDISTGADARGPQLLLITEHRDRWDVRQIFADPAGNHDWGISAVVDLAASDEAGSAVIKVVDVNRL; encoded by the coding sequence GTGAAGCTCCTTGACAGTCTCCCCTCCACCGGCCGCCTGAACGATGACGACGCGTACACGGCCTTCGTCGAGTGGGTCGAATCCCGGGGGCTGTCCCTGTATCCCGCGCAGGATGAAGCCGCCATGGAGCTCGCTGGCGGCGCGAACGTCATCCTCGCCACTCCCACAGGCTCCGGCAAGTCGATGGTCGCCATCGCCGCGCACTTCTACGCGATGTCCCGTGGCGAACGCAGCTACTACACCGCTCCGATCAAGGCCCTGGTCTCCGAGAAGTTCTTCGCGCTCTGCGACATCTTCGGCGCCGAGAACGTCGGCATGGTCACGGGCGACTCCTCCGTGAACGCCGACGCGCCCATCATCTGCTGCACGGCCGAGATCCTGGCCAACGTCGCGCTCCGCGAAGGCGCCGAGGCAGAGCTGGGCGCCGTCATCATGGACGAATTCCACTTCTACTCGGATCCCCAGCGGGGCTGGGCCTGGCAGGTGCCGCTCCTGGAACTGCCGCAGGCGCAGTTCCTCCTCATGTCCGCCACCCTCGGCGACGTCACCCGGTTCGAGAAGGGCCTCACCGAACTCACCGGGCGCGCCTCGGTGACCGTGAGCTCCGCCGAGCGGCCCATCCCGCTGCACTTCTACTACGGCATGAAACCCATGGCCGAAACCCTGGAAGAGCTGCTGGAAACCCGTCAGGTCCCGGTCTACGTGGTGCACTTCAGCCAGCTGGAGGCCATTGAACGCGCGCAGAGCCTCATGAGCGTCAACATGTGCACCCGCGAGGAGAAGGACAGGATCGCCGAACTCATCGCCGGTTTCCGTTTCTCCGCAGGCTTCGGCAAGACCCTGAACCGGCTGGTCCGGCATGGGATCGGCGTGCACCACGCCGGCATGCTGCCCAAGTACCGCCGCCTCGTGGAGCAGCTCGCCCAGGCGGGTCTGCTCAAGGTCATCTGCGGCACGGACACGCTCGGCGTCGGCATCAACGTGCCCATCCGCACCGTGGTGCTCACGGCGCTCAGCAAGTTCGACGGCGTTCGCACCCGCCTGCTCAATGCGCGCGAGTTCCATCAGATCGCGGGGCGCGCGGGCCGCGCCGGCTTCGACACCGCCGGGACGGTGGTGGTCCAGGCGCCGGAGCACACGGTCGAGAACGCCAAGGCGATGGCCAAGGCCGTGGCGAAATTCGGCGATGACCAGAAGAAGCTCCGCCAGGTGGTCAAGAAGAAGCCGCCGGAGGGCTTCGTCTCCTGGGGCGAGCCGACCTTCCAGCGCCTGGTCGCTTCCGTCCCGGAGCCCCTCTCCTCCAGCTTCACCATCACCCACGCCATGCTGCTGAACCTGCTGGAACGTCCGGGCGACCCGTTCACGGCCACGCGCCACCTCCTGGAGTCGAACCACGAGCCCCGCGGCCGCCAGCTGGAGCTGATGCGGAAGTCGCTCGGCATCTACCGCGAACTGCTGACCGCCGATGTCGTCGAGCGGATCCCGGAGGCCGAACGCGGACCGGATGGGCGCACCGTGCGCCTCACGGTCCATCTGCAGGACAACTTCGCCCTCAACCAGCCGCTCTCCCCCTTCGCGCTGGCCGCACTGGACCTCCTGGACCCGGAGTCGCCGTCGTACGCCCTGGACGTCGTCTCGGTGATCGAGTCCACGCTCGACAAGCCCCGCCAGATCCTCGCGGCCCAGCTGAAGAAGGCGAAGACGGACGCGGTCGCGGCCATGAAGGCGGAGGGGCTCGAGTACGAGCAGCGGATGAAGGCTCTCGAGGAGGTCAGCTACCCCCAGCCCCTGGCGGAGTTGCTGCTCGAGGCCTTCGACACCTACCGCCGGGCGGCCCCCTGGGTCGGTGACTTCGAGCTGACTCCGAAGTCGGTGGTCCGCGACATGTACGAACGCGCCATGAGCTTCGGTGAATTCGTACAGTTCTACGGTCTCGCACGCAGCGAGGGCATCGTGCTGCGGTACCTCAGCGATGCCATCAAGGCGCTGCGGCAGACGGTCCCCGCCGACGCCCTGCGGGAGGACCTCGAAGACCTGATCGCCTGGCTCGGCGAGCTGGTGCGGCAGGTCGATTCCAGCCTCCTGGACGAGTGGGAGGAGCTGAGCAACCCCCACGATCACACCGAGGATCCCCTGCTGCCGCCCGCGCCGCCCCGTCTGACCGACAATGTGCGCGCGTTCCGGGTCATGGTCCGCAATGAGATGTTCCGCCGCGTGGAGCTGTTCGCGGACGAGGACTCGCGCGCTCTGGCGGAGCTCGACGGCGACGCCGGCTGGCACTCGGACCGCTGGGAGGACGTGCTGGACGACTACTTCGACGAGCACGACGACATCAGCACGGGCGCCGACGCCCGCGGACCCCAGCTGCTTCTCATCACGGAGCATCGGGATCGCTGGGACGTCCGGCAGATCTTCGCCGATCCGGCGGGGAACCATGACTGGGGCATCTCCGCGGTGGTGGACCTGGCGGCCTCGGACGAGGCCGGCAGCGCCGTGATCAAGGTCGTGGACGTGAATCGACTCTGA
- a CDS encoding beta-N-acetylhexosaminidase: MRIPPLVPAPESLELLSGHLPVPSQPAFATDVDSDDPGWALLRHQAEDWLGVRLHDTAPEDALLLVSADPSLAPGAYRLEIDGLIRVEASDLDGVRHAWQTLRQLSGPEAFVPQGSARRRADGRTVHSLPRLRLTDAPRFAHRGVLLDVARHFMPFSELLRFIDLLAAHKLNVLHLHLSDDQGWRFEVKAFPRLTEVASWRRDTPVAYDTPALEHALMAGHPHGGFYTQAQLREAVAYAAERGITIVPEIDLPGHSVAAIAAYPFLGVGEPDVEVSTRWGVSDCILDPSERTLDFYRTVLDELVSVFPSPTIHLGGDEVPYTRWEESPEIVARARELGLASVASLHGWFLGRLADHLAGHGRQTGVWHEAIGEALPQSAIVNAWLGVDTVELSLEQGHRTVISQHEFTYLDYRESDHPDEPSAFWPVLPLDKVHGFDPVPDRIAALERDHGGAVAGVQAQLWSEYLVDQRIRDFHAFPRLCAFAEVAWSTRKPGFEDFLARLTGDPEIPGHLARLKAAGVGFRPLEGPEPWRARPDVARFRAEHAHGGHTPAEEGATPGE; encoded by the coding sequence ATGCGCATTCCCCCGCTGGTCCCGGCACCGGAGTCCCTGGAACTCCTGTCCGGTCACCTCCCGGTTCCTTCCCAGCCGGCCTTCGCCACGGACGTCGACAGCGACGATCCGGGCTGGGCCCTGCTGCGCCACCAGGCGGAGGACTGGCTCGGGGTCCGGCTCCACGATACGGCCCCCGAGGACGCCCTGCTGCTCGTGAGCGCCGACCCGTCGTTGGCCCCCGGCGCGTACCGGCTGGAGATCGACGGGCTCATCCGCGTGGAGGCCTCCGATCTGGACGGCGTGCGCCATGCCTGGCAGACACTCCGCCAGCTCAGCGGTCCCGAGGCCTTCGTCCCGCAGGGGTCGGCCCGCCGTCGTGCGGATGGACGCACCGTGCACTCGCTCCCCCGCCTGCGGCTGACGGACGCGCCCCGTTTCGCGCATCGCGGTGTCCTGCTCGACGTCGCGCGGCACTTCATGCCCTTCAGCGAGCTCCTGCGGTTCATCGACCTGCTCGCCGCGCACAAGCTCAACGTCCTGCACCTGCATCTGAGTGACGATCAGGGGTGGCGATTCGAGGTCAAGGCCTTCCCCCGGCTCACCGAGGTCGCCTCCTGGCGCCGGGACACCCCCGTCGCCTACGACACCCCCGCTCTGGAACACGCCCTCATGGCCGGGCACCCGCACGGCGGCTTCTACACGCAGGCGCAGCTCCGCGAGGCGGTCGCGTATGCGGCGGAGCGGGGCATCACGATCGTCCCGGAGATCGACCTCCCCGGGCACAGCGTCGCCGCGATCGCCGCGTACCCGTTCCTCGGCGTGGGCGAACCCGACGTCGAGGTGAGCACCCGCTGGGGCGTCAGCGACTGCATCCTGGACCCCTCCGAACGGACCCTGGACTTCTACCGGACCGTGCTCGATGAGCTGGTCTCCGTGTTCCCTTCGCCCACCATCCATCTGGGCGGGGACGAAGTGCCGTACACCCGGTGGGAGGAATCGCCGGAGATCGTCGCGCGGGCCCGGGAGCTCGGCCTGGCCTCCGTGGCCTCCCTGCACGGCTGGTTCCTCGGCCGCCTGGCGGATCACCTGGCCGGCCATGGCCGGCAGACGGGTGTCTGGCACGAGGCGATCGGCGAGGCACTGCCGCAGAGCGCGATCGTCAACGCCTGGCTGGGGGTGGACACGGTGGAGCTCAGCCTCGAACAGGGCCATCGCACGGTGATCTCGCAGCACGAGTTCACGTACCTGGACTACCGGGAAAGCGACCATCCCGATGAACCGAGCGCTTTCTGGCCGGTGCTGCCGCTGGACAAGGTGCACGGGTTCGACCCCGTCCCGGACCGAATCGCGGCCCTCGAGCGCGATCACGGGGGTGCGGTGGCGGGAGTCCAGGCCCAGCTCTGGAGCGAGTACCTGGTGGACCAGAGGATCCGCGACTTCCACGCGTTCCCCCGGCTGTGCGCCTTCGCGGAAGTGGCCTGGTCCACCCGGAAACCCGGTTTCGAGGACTTCCTCGCCCGGCTCACCGGGGACCCGGAGATCCCGGGCCATCTCGCACGGTTGAAGGCGGCCGGAGTCGGCTTCCGTCCTCTGGAGGGACCCGAGCCATGGCGCGCCCGGCCCGATGTGGCCCGCTTCCGCGCGGAGCATGCGCACGGCGGACACACCCCCGCCGAGGAGGGCGCGACGCCGGGCGAGTGA
- a CDS encoding GntR family transcriptional regulator: MSAFPGSWRPRADSSVPLFEQLRLRIVHLVDDGGLPPGQRLPAVRALATELDVAPHTVARAYKELEAAAIVETRGRNGTVVLPRDDRQKSLGDAASAYAEAARASGVSLAEAVRLLTAAYRDQA; encoded by the coding sequence ATGAGCGCCTTTCCCGGCTCCTGGCGGCCGCGGGCCGACAGCTCCGTGCCGCTGTTCGAGCAGCTCCGCCTGAGGATCGTCCATCTGGTCGACGACGGCGGGCTGCCGCCCGGCCAGCGACTGCCCGCCGTGCGGGCGCTGGCCACGGAACTCGACGTCGCGCCCCACACGGTGGCGCGCGCCTACAAGGAACTGGAAGCGGCGGCGATCGTGGAGACGAGGGGCCGCAACGGCACCGTCGTCCTGCCGCGCGACGACCGTCAGAAGAGCCTGGGCGACGCCGCCTCGGCCTATGCCGAGGCGGCCCGCGCGAGTGGCGTCAGCCTCGCCGAGGCCGTGCGGCTCCTGACGGCCGCCTACCGCGACCAGGCCTGA
- a CDS encoding trans-aconitate 2-methyltransferase, translated as MHPTVEWDPATYVKFGDYRDRPFFDLTQRIHAESPRLVVDLGCGPGNLTATLAARWPEAQVVGVDSSQAMLDRAAVHAERFPNLRFELGDIATWMPGDADVVVSNAALQWVPGHERLLPVWLDAMAEGSWFAFQVPGNFGAPSHVLMRELADSPAWAVKLAGVLRHRDAVLEPADYLTIALDAGWQADAWETSYQQLLQGPDPVLEWVRGTGLRPVLSALDASDAEAFERDYAVMLNEAYPATPHGTVFPFRRLFTVARKAPAGAVHGADA; from the coding sequence ATGCACCCGACCGTGGAATGGGACCCCGCGACGTATGTGAAATTCGGCGACTACCGGGACCGCCCCTTCTTCGACCTCACGCAGAGGATCCACGCCGAGTCGCCCCGGCTCGTGGTAGATCTCGGGTGTGGCCCCGGCAATCTCACCGCGACCCTCGCAGCACGCTGGCCGGAGGCGCAGGTGGTCGGAGTGGATTCCTCGCAGGCGATGCTGGACCGCGCCGCCGTCCACGCCGAACGGTTCCCCAACCTCCGGTTCGAGCTGGGTGACATCGCGACCTGGATGCCGGGCGACGCCGACGTCGTGGTCTCCAACGCCGCGCTGCAGTGGGTGCCCGGGCACGAGCGGCTGCTTCCCGTCTGGCTGGACGCCATGGCGGAGGGGTCCTGGTTCGCTTTTCAGGTGCCGGGCAACTTCGGGGCGCCGTCCCATGTGCTCATGCGTGAACTGGCCGACTCGCCGGCCTGGGCCGTGAAGCTCGCCGGTGTGCTGCGTCATCGCGACGCGGTGCTGGAACCGGCCGACTATCTGACCATCGCACTCGATGCCGGCTGGCAGGCCGACGCCTGGGAGACCAGCTACCAGCAACTGCTGCAGGGCCCCGACCCGGTGCTCGAATGGGTCCGCGGCACCGGCCTGCGCCCCGTGCTGAGCGCTCTTGACGCCTCTGACGCCGAAGCATTCGAGCGGGATTATGCGGTGATGCTCAACGAGGCGTACCCGGCCACTCCACACGGAACGGTGTTCCCGTTCCGGCGTCTGTTCACCGTCGCGCGCAAGGCTCCTGCCGGGGCTGTTCACGGGGCGGACGCATGA